CGCGCGCACCGCCGGCAGGTCCAATGGCGCCGACATGGCAGCCATTTCCGGCATCGCGCGCAGTGCCCGTACCTCGTCAAGGAAGCCCTGCGCCAGCATGGCGTCGAAGCGCGCTTCGATCCGCTGGTGAAGCACCGCGCGGTCACGGGGAGCCAGGATCAGCTTGAGGGTGCGCACCGGCAAGGGTGCCACGCCCGGCCGACGCTGCCATTCGGTAATGGGGGTACCGGTCAGGCGGTAGACCTCCAGCGCCCGCTGGATGCGCTGCGGGTCGGTGGCATGGATGCGCCCGGCCGCAGCCGGATCGACCTCGGCCAGTTCAGCATGCAGGGCCGCCCAGCCGCGCTCGGCGGCTTCGGCGCTGAGCACCTCGCGCATTGCCGGGTCGGCCTCCGGCATTGGCGACAGGCCCTGCAGCAACGCACGGAAGTACAGGCCGGTGCCACCGGCCAGGATCGGCGTTTTGCCACGCGCCACGATGTCGGCCACGACCCGGCCGGCATCGGCGGCGAACTCGGCCGCCGAATAGGTCTGCCACGGATCACGCAGGTCCAGCAGATGGTGTGGCGCCTGCGCACGCTCGGCGGCGTCGGGCTTGGCCGAACCGATATCCAGATGGCGGTAGACCAGCGCCGAATCGACGCTGACGATCTCGCCGTCCAGCTGCCGCGCCAGGGCGATCGCCGTGGCGGTCTTGCCACTGGCAGTCGGCCCCATCACGGCGATCGCCAGCGGCCGCCGGTCGATGCCCATCAGTCTTCGTCCGGCCAGCGGATCGATGGCGTGGCATCAGCACGCGGCGTAGGCACGGCGTCGACGGCCTGCCAGATC
This genomic window from Stenotrophomonas maltophilia contains:
- the miaA gene encoding tRNA (adenosine(37)-N6)-dimethylallyltransferase MiaA, whose protein sequence is MGIDRRPLAIAVMGPTASGKTATAIALARQLDGEIVSVDSALVYRHLDIGSAKPDAAERAQAPHHLLDLRDPWQTYSAAEFAADAGRVVADIVARGKTPILAGGTGLYFRALLQGLSPMPEADPAMREVLSAEAAERGWAALHAELAEVDPAAAGRIHATDPQRIQRALEVYRLTGTPITEWQRRPGVAPLPVRTLKLILAPRDRAVLHQRIEARFDAMLAQGFLDEVRALRAMPEMAAMSAPLDLPAVRAVGYRQAWEYLDGEGDAARFRDKAIFATRQLAKRQLTWLRGELDARWFDPHVDGERLAGAVSTFVAR